A genomic region of Papaver somniferum cultivar HN1 chromosome 7, ASM357369v1, whole genome shotgun sequence contains the following coding sequences:
- the LOC113295018 gene encoding probable phospholipase A2 homolog 1 encodes MVRVLSNILRARVIVATISFFFFIVAANSDQQINCSKTCVAQDCNSVGIRYGKFCGVGWTGCPGQKPCDDLDACCKVHDECVEKKGMMSVKCHEKFKNCIRKVQKSGKTGFSQVCPYETAMPTMIQGMDMAIMLSQLGSQRFEL; translated from the exons ATGGTGCGTGTTCTTAGCAATATCTTGAGGGCACGCGTCATCGTCGCcaccatctccttcttcttcttcatcgttgCAGCAAACAGTGATCAACAGATCAATTGCAGCAAAACATGTGTTGCACAAGATTGTAACA GTGTGGGGATTCGATATGGGAAGTTTTGTGGGGTGGGATGGACTGGATGTCCTGGACAAAAACCATGTGATGATCTTGATGCTTGTTGTAAAGTTCATGATGAATGTGTGGAGAAAAAAG GGATGATGAGTGTCAAATGCCATGAGAAGTTCAAGAACTGCATAAGAAAAGTTCAGAAATCCGGGAAGACTGGATTCTCTCAAGTATGCCCTTACGAAACTGCAATGCCTACAATGATTCAAGGTATGGATATGGCCATTATGCTCAGCCAACTGGGCAGTCAAAGATTTGAACTCTAA
- the LOC113295016 gene encoding uncharacterized protein LOC113295016 — protein MASKFVQLQSKACQATKFVRTHGSAYYKQKLEQNKKYVQEPATVEKCNELSKQLFYTRLASIPGRTESFWKEVGAVKQLWKNRQELKVEDAGIAALFGLECFAWFCAGEIAGRGFTFTGYHV, from the exons ATGGCATCGAagtttgttcaattgcaaagtaAGGCATGTCAAGCGACAAAGTTTGTGAGAACACATGGTTCAGCTTATTACAAGCAGAAGTTGGAGCAGAACAAGAAGTATGTTCAAGAGCCAGCTACTGTTGAAAAGTGTAATGAATTGTCCAAACAATTGTTCTATACTCGTCTTGCAAG TATTCCTGGTCGTACTGAGTCATTCTGGAAGGAAGTTGGTGCTGTCAAGCAGCTATGGAAGAATAGGCAAGAGCTGAAGGTTGAGGACGCTGGTATTGCTGCTCTCTTTGGTCTGGAGTGCTTTGCTTGGTTCTGTGCTGGTGAGATTGCAGGAAGAGGATTTACCTTCACTGGTTACCATGTTTGA
- the LOC113293994 gene encoding alkane hydroxylase MAH1-like — MTEVFRSLGRGSFYMDGPMFSNYTFLVTCHPKNLEYILKTNFSNFPKGESFKEIFDALGVGIFNVDSDAWRLQRKLAHAGLRLGEFKDQVANTSRKVVEEQLVPFLAHVAEEGFSNDLQDVFSRYAYDINMGMVFGRYENYLYIGLPSNEMAEITDAALRALLFRNVVPLFVWKLQRLFRIGKERVIMKAQKMVDENYGEYIFQKRKHLLAGVETADLLSIYIKALADNSSNFASLAGKDNYLKDEMLNLFLSTENQLSRKTYFLMEVW, encoded by the coding sequence ATGACAGAAGTTTTTCGTTCACTTGGCAGAGGTTCATTTTATATGGATGGACCCATGTTCTCAAACTATACATTTCTAGTAACCTGTCACCCTAAGAACTTAGAATATATACTCAAAACCAACTTCTCCAATTTCCCAAAAGGAgaaagtttcaaggaaattttcgaTGCACTTGGTGTTGGGATTTTTAATGTGGATTCTGATGCTTGGAGACTACAGAGGAAACTGGCTCATGCAGGGTTGAGATTAGGAGAATTTAAAGATCAAGTTGCTAACACTAGCCGCAAGGTGGTAGAAGAACAGTTAGTACCATTTCTAGCTCATGTAGCCGAAGAAGGGTTCAGCAATGATTTGCAAGATGTTTTCTCAAGGTATGCTTATGATATTAATATGGGTATGGTTTTCGGTAGGTATGAAAATTATCTATATATAGGTCTTCCTTCAAATGAGATGGCTGAGATTACAGATGCTGCACTGCGTGCCTTATTGTTCAGGAACGTAGTGCCTCTGTTTGTCTGGAAATTACAGCGTCTGTTTAGAATTGGTAAAGAGAGGGTGATAATGAAGGCTCAAAAAATGGTAGATGAAAACTATGgtgaatacatttttcaaaagagAAAACACTTGCTTGCCGGAGTTGAAACTGCCGATCTCTTATCCATTTACATAAAAGCTCTAGCAGATAATAGCAGTAATTTTGCTTCTTTGGCTGGGAAAGACAATTATCTTAAAGATGAAATGCTGAATTTATTCCTATCAACCGAAAATCAGTTGTCAAGAAAGACGTACTTCCTGATGGAAGTGTGGTGA
- the LOC113293993 gene encoding noroxomaritidine synthase-like gives MEILVSFYSVGRTPWVWGEDCLEFKPERWITENGKLIDPTSRFVPFNIGARSCLGRDAAFTQMKSVVAAVLFNFHVEVVKGHHICPQQGTTLYMKNGLQMNIKKRTA, from the coding sequence ATGGAGATACTAGTTTCTTTTTATTCAGTAGGAAGAACGCCATGGGTTTGGGGTGAAGATTGTTTGGAGTTTAAGCCAGAGAGATGGATAACTGAAAATGGGAAGCTAATTGATCCAACATCCAGATTTGTGCCGTTTAACATTGGTGCGAGAAGTTGTTTAGGTAGAGATGCAGCTTTTACACAGATGAAGTCTGTTGTTGCAGCTGTGTTATTCAACTTCCATGTTGAGGTGGTAAAAGGTCATCATATTTGCCCTCAACAGGGGACAACCCTttatatgaaaaatggattgcaAATGAACATTAAGAAAAGGACAGCTTAG
- the LOC113293995 gene encoding putative B3 domain-containing protein At1g78640 translates to MADAIELAPVASSNLSMAAALEIAPVASSKSRPLVYKLYLRNKYDDQEEEKLRNIEACSKAMVPVLDHRYDCDNNNQVVPRFVIPLFKDDGPWEIKKKLKPSDVNRLSRLLLTHDMVEKHIFPYWDDERVQRWLNDENVCPMKVIEFDTWKVHHLVFKNWPTNNSYVLQGEWASEFVKDMGLEAGDQIGMFYNSGMDCLYFKLLEKHA, encoded by the coding sequence ATGGCCGATGCAATAGAATTAGCACCAGTGGCATCATCTAAtctttcaatggcagcagcattaGAAATAGCACCAGTGGCATCATCTAAAAGTAGACCTCTGGTCTACAAACTCTACCTACGTAACAAATACGATGATCAAGAAGAGGAAAAACTACGAAATATTGAAGCGTGCAGTAAAGCGATGGTACCCGTACTTGATCACAGATATGATTGTGATAATAATAATCAAGTAGTACCAAGATTTGTTATACCACTCTTCAAGGATGATGGTCCGTGGGAAATCAAGAAGAAACTTAAGCCAAGTGATGTTAATAGATTGAGTAGACTTCTTCTGACTCATGACATGGTTGAGAAACACATATTCCCGTATTGGGATGACGAACGTGTGCAGCGTTGgttaaatgatgaaaatgtgtgtcCCATGAAGGTTATAGAGTTCGATACTTGGAAGGTTCATCACCTAGTTTTCAAGAATTGGCCAACTAATAATTCCTATGTGTTGCAAGGTGAATGGGCTTCTGAATTTGTTAAGGACATGGGGTTAGAAGCTGGCGACCAGATTGGAATGTTCTATAATTCTGGGATGGATTGCTTGTATTTTAAACTACTCGAGAAGCATGCTTGA